In Virgibacillus sp. NKC19-16, a single genomic region encodes these proteins:
- a CDS encoding CamS family sex pheromone protein: MKKMSILLVSALLFITSCAPNINNDEEISQEDESEQETSIIPSNQLTDETYRMILPYETSEARGVITNQIANRVDIDEMEEGLMRHSKQVYDPEDHYFQEGQYITEDMALQWIDGLNPDVEDDADEDTHRENPRYLSHILEQNYLVQGEEDSVHLAGISIGLALKSVYQFEAEGAEHTQDIPMDEMMAQGEEMAQSILEEMRQIEGLEDIPIMFAIYQEEDQGSPVPGNFVAKTNVSGGDTSIGGWDSIDEETVLFPSGEGQENYFDDHEIITSFGNEIAEFFPNYTGIIGEGFYINEELQQLTIEIPLEFNAKAEVIGFTQYTYGLVQDMFADYFDLEINITSSNQMESLIYREAGAESPTVHIYD, translated from the coding sequence ATGAAGAAAATGAGTATTTTGCTTGTGAGCGCACTTCTGTTCATCACAAGCTGTGCACCAAATATAAATAATGATGAGGAAATTTCACAAGAGGACGAATCAGAACAAGAAACCTCAATTATTCCAAGCAATCAATTGACTGATGAGACGTACCGGATGATCCTCCCATATGAGACTAGTGAAGCCAGAGGAGTTATTACGAATCAGATTGCAAATCGTGTAGATATTGATGAGATGGAAGAAGGGCTGATGCGTCATTCGAAGCAAGTATATGACCCGGAAGATCATTATTTTCAAGAGGGTCAATATATAACGGAGGATATGGCACTGCAATGGATAGATGGGTTAAATCCAGACGTGGAAGATGATGCAGACGAAGATACGCATCGGGAAAACCCGCGTTATCTATCACATATTCTAGAGCAGAATTACTTAGTACAGGGAGAAGAAGACTCCGTTCATTTAGCAGGTATTTCGATTGGGCTTGCATTAAAATCTGTTTATCAATTCGAGGCAGAGGGAGCCGAGCACACCCAAGATATCCCGATGGATGAAATGATGGCGCAGGGAGAGGAAATGGCTCAATCGATACTGGAAGAAATGCGCCAAATAGAAGGACTGGAAGATATCCCGATTATGTTTGCTATATACCAGGAAGAAGATCAGGGCTCACCGGTGCCTGGCAACTTTGTCGCAAAAACGAATGTATCTGGCGGAGACACGTCAATAGGTGGTTGGGATTCCATCGATGAAGAAACAGTTCTTTTTCCATCTGGAGAAGGACAGGAAAACTATTTTGATGACCACGAAATTATAACAAGTTTTGGAAATGAAATTGCAGAATTCTTCCCGAACTATACAGGCATCATCGGTGAAGGTTTCTACATTAATGAAGAATTACAGCAGCTGACGATAGAGATTCCGCTTGAATTTAACGCCAAAGCAGAGGTTATCGGATTTACGCAATATACGTATGGTCTGGTTCAGGATATGTTTGCTGATTACTTTGATTTAGAAATTAACATTACATCGAGTAATCAAATGGAAAGCCTTATTTACCGGGAGGCTGGAGCTGAATCGCCAACAGTTCATATTTATGATTAG
- the gatC gene encoding Asp-tRNA(Asn)/Glu-tRNA(Gln) amidotransferase subunit GatC gives MTDISKDQVKHVAHLARLAVSEEEADKLTEELGSIIRFADQLSELDTSDIEPTVYDQEHLNVLRKDEPKEWTKKEEALKNAPDKQAGHFKVPSILE, from the coding sequence ATGACAGATATTTCAAAGGATCAGGTGAAGCACGTCGCGCATTTGGCACGGCTTGCGGTTAGTGAGGAAGAAGCGGATAAACTGACGGAGGAATTAGGTTCGATTATTCGTTTTGCCGATCAGTTAAGCGAACTCGATACTAGTGATATTGAACCAACCGTGTATGATCAAGAACATTTGAATGTACTGCGTAAGGACGAGCCGAAAGAGTGGACGAAGAAAGAGGAAGCATTGAAAAACGCTCCCGACAAACAGGCTGGTCATTTTAAAGTGCCATCGATATTGGAGTAG
- the gatB gene encoding Asp-tRNA(Asn)/Glu-tRNA(Gln) amidotransferase subunit GatB: MNFETVIGLEVHVELKTKSKIFSSSPNNFGAEPNTNVNPIDLGYPGTLPVVNEEAVNFAMKAAMALNCEIAEHTKFDRKNYYYPDNPKAYQISQFDKPIGENGWIEIEVNGQKKRLGITRLHLEEDAGKLTHGEDGYSLIDFNRQGTPLIEIVSEPDMGTPEEAYAYLEKLKNIIQYTGVSDVKMEEGSLRCDANISLRPIGQEAFGEKVELKNLNSFAFVQKGLEFEEKRQEKELLSGGEILQETRRYDEKTKETILMRVKEGSDDYRYFPEPDLLPLFIDEAWKERIRSQIPELPDARKKRYIGELGLSEYDAAVLTNSKQMADFFEEAVQNGAAIKQASNWLMGEVSAYMNKHQKELDDLQVTPKSLAKMIQLIEDGTLSSKMAKKVFSELVENGGDPETIVKEKGLVQISDEGQLKEIISGVLDENEQSVTDYKDGKGKALAFLVGQVMKATKGQANPPLVNKLLAEEIDKR, from the coding sequence ATGAATTTTGAAACGGTTATTGGACTCGAGGTACATGTGGAATTAAAAACAAAATCAAAAATATTCAGTTCCAGCCCAAATAATTTCGGTGCAGAGCCAAATACAAATGTAAATCCAATTGATTTAGGTTACCCAGGTACACTGCCTGTGGTAAACGAAGAAGCAGTCAATTTTGCGATGAAAGCTGCGATGGCTTTAAACTGCGAAATCGCGGAACATACGAAATTTGATCGAAAAAACTATTATTACCCAGACAATCCAAAGGCATATCAGATTTCCCAGTTTGACAAACCAATCGGGGAAAATGGTTGGATAGAAATTGAAGTTAACGGGCAGAAAAAACGTCTTGGGATTACGCGACTGCACCTCGAAGAAGATGCAGGAAAACTGACCCACGGGGAAGACGGCTACTCTCTCATTGATTTTAATCGACAAGGAACGCCATTGATTGAAATTGTATCAGAGCCGGATATGGGCACGCCAGAAGAAGCGTATGCATATTTGGAGAAATTGAAAAATATTATACAGTACACTGGTGTGTCCGATGTGAAAATGGAAGAAGGCTCCCTAAGATGTGATGCCAATATTTCACTAAGGCCAATTGGTCAGGAAGCGTTCGGAGAAAAAGTCGAACTCAAAAACTTGAATTCCTTTGCCTTTGTACAAAAAGGGCTTGAATTTGAAGAAAAACGTCAGGAAAAAGAATTATTATCCGGCGGAGAGATCCTGCAGGAAACACGGCGTTATGATGAGAAAACGAAAGAAACGATTCTGATGCGCGTGAAAGAAGGATCTGATGACTATCGTTATTTCCCGGAACCGGATCTCCTGCCATTATTCATTGATGAGGCATGGAAAGAACGAATCCGAAGCCAGATTCCGGAGTTACCGGATGCAAGGAAAAAACGCTATATAGGAGAATTGGGTCTATCGGAATATGATGCAGCTGTTTTAACGAATTCCAAACAGATGGCTGACTTTTTCGAAGAAGCAGTACAAAACGGTGCGGCTATTAAACAGGCATCTAACTGGTTAATGGGTGAGGTTTCCGCCTATATGAACAAGCATCAAAAAGAGCTTGATGACTTGCAGGTAACACCTAAAAGCTTAGCCAAAATGATTCAACTGATCGAGGATGGCACATTATCTTCTAAGATGGCGAAGAAGGTATTCTCTGAATTAGTTGAAAATGGCGGCGATCCAGAGACAATCGTAAAAGAAAAAGGACTCGTCCAAATTTCCGATGAAGGTCAGTTAAAAGAAATCATTTCAGGTGTGCTGGATGAAAATGAACAATCTGTTACTGATTATAAAGACGGTAAAGGCAAAGCGTTAGCCTTCCTTGTCGGACAAGTTATGAAAGCAACCAAAGGGCAGGCAAATCCGCCGCTGGTTAATAAGCTGCTTGCAGAAGAAATAGATAAAAGATAA
- a CDS encoding diacylglycerol kinase, whose product MRKARIIYNPTSGREVFKKELPAVLERLEIAGYETSAHATTCEGDATDAARAAVDRGYDLVVAAGGDGTINEVINGIAEQEGRPKLGIIPGGTTNDFARALNIPRDIHKALDIILADQSMFLDIGKVNGHYFMNIAGGGKLTELTYDVPSKLKTMLGHLAYYVKGIEMLPSLKPIRTKIEYDGNVIDEDIMLFLVANTNSVGGFEKLAPDARLNDGYFDLLILRKTNLAEFIRIVTLALRGLHLEHENIIYVQAKDIKVTTDEKMQLNIDGEYGGLLPGEFFNLQQHIELLVPYELIEKEGY is encoded by the coding sequence ATGAGAAAAGCTCGAATTATTTATAATCCGACATCTGGTCGAGAAGTTTTCAAAAAAGAATTACCTGCTGTGTTGGAGCGACTTGAAATTGCCGGTTATGAAACATCTGCTCATGCAACAACCTGTGAAGGGGATGCGACAGATGCAGCGAGGGCGGCTGTGGACAGAGGGTATGATTTGGTCGTTGCTGCAGGAGGGGATGGTACGATTAATGAAGTCATCAATGGAATAGCAGAGCAAGAGGGAAGACCCAAACTTGGCATTATTCCAGGTGGAACGACGAATGACTTTGCCCGGGCATTAAATATTCCGCGTGATATCCATAAAGCACTTGATATTATTTTAGCGGATCAATCGATGTTTCTGGATATTGGGAAAGTGAATGGTCATTACTTCATGAACATTGCCGGTGGCGGAAAGTTAACGGAGCTTACTTATGACGTCCCAAGTAAGTTAAAAACAATGCTTGGCCATCTTGCTTATTATGTCAAAGGGATTGAGATGCTCCCTTCCTTAAAACCAATACGTACAAAGATAGAATATGATGGAAATGTAATTGATGAAGACATCATGCTGTTTCTAGTAGCTAACACCAATTCAGTCGGTGGCTTTGAGAAACTTGCACCAGATGCCAGGCTTAATGATGGCTATTTTGATTTACTCATTTTACGTAAAACGAATTTGGCAGAGTTTATCCGAATTGTGACACTAGCACTGCGTGGTCTCCATTTGGAACATGAAAACATCATATATGTACAGGCTAAAGATATAAAGGTAACTACAGATGAAAAAATGCAATTAAATATAGACGGTGAATACGGCGGATTGCTGCCAGGCGAATTTTTCAATTTGCAGCAGCATATTGAACTGCTGGTACCGTATGAACTTATAGAGAAGGAAGGCTACTAA
- a CDS encoding helix-turn-helix domain-containing protein — MGILVEIGSFIKLQRQKKEMTQGELAKGVVSLSYLSKIENKKTEASPEVIQMLCTRLGIQLDNELETTIQEKCKEWYSMLFEVNDKEEIIEKHHEVQALMDTNLTNSLLMFEIHKVRYYLVLGKFEEALDKINELNDVSSSFDNLHQFYWYKFRGNYNSLNGEFYQAIRLYKLAEEKLNQIELEDKEIGDLQYTIAVTHSKLRNTLEVIDYAGKAMDLFQREYNFIRCAQCHILLGISYRRIKMYDKAIKNYNLAKHLGELNKDNQVIQLTNLNLGYLYAAKGDTEDAISYFVEVAGDERVAHSERLGAITALIKEYYTILNYDKSEEMINKASELLEIAKKDVYTGLFEYIIQTYTYAINKEHEKFRMLVTDTFIPYLKENKDYANLVIYSKMLAEHLEDLGKYKESVKYYKLANSTYEELINL; from the coding sequence GTGGGTATATTGGTAGAAATCGGATCCTTTATCAAATTACAACGACAAAAGAAGGAAATGACACAGGGAGAATTAGCTAAAGGCGTAGTTTCTTTGTCCTACTTATCCAAGATAGAAAACAAGAAAACTGAAGCAAGCCCTGAGGTTATCCAAATGCTATGCACCCGTCTGGGCATCCAATTAGATAATGAATTGGAGACAACGATCCAGGAAAAATGCAAAGAATGGTACAGTATGCTCTTCGAAGTAAATGATAAAGAAGAAATTATAGAAAAACACCATGAAGTACAAGCATTAATGGATACCAACCTTACAAATAGCTTATTAATGTTCGAGATTCATAAGGTAAGATATTATCTCGTCTTGGGAAAATTTGAAGAAGCCCTGGATAAGATTAATGAGCTAAATGATGTATCCAGTTCGTTTGATAACTTGCATCAGTTTTATTGGTATAAGTTTCGGGGGAATTATAACTCATTAAATGGAGAATTCTACCAGGCGATCCGTTTGTATAAACTAGCAGAAGAAAAGCTAAACCAAATTGAATTAGAGGATAAAGAAATTGGGGATTTACAATATACGATTGCAGTTACACATAGTAAGCTTAGAAACACATTGGAAGTTATTGATTATGCGGGTAAGGCAATGGATCTTTTTCAAAGAGAATATAACTTTATTCGCTGCGCTCAGTGCCATATCTTGTTAGGAATATCATATAGAAGAATTAAAATGTATGATAAGGCGATTAAAAATTATAATCTAGCTAAGCATTTAGGTGAATTAAATAAGGATAATCAAGTTATTCAATTAACCAACCTCAACCTAGGATATCTTTATGCTGCAAAAGGAGATACAGAGGATGCGATAAGCTATTTTGTTGAGGTTGCAGGAGATGAAAGAGTTGCTCATAGTGAAAGATTAGGTGCTATAACAGCTCTAATAAAAGAATATTATACTATTCTTAACTATGATAAGTCAGAAGAAATGATAAATAAGGCTTCGGAGTTATTAGAAATAGCTAAGAAAGATGTCTACACTGGTTTATTTGAGTATATTATTCAAACATACACATATGCTATAAATAAGGAACATGAAAAATTCAGAATGCTAGTTACAGATACTTTTATACCTTATTTAAAAGAAAACAAAGACTATGCTAACTTGGTGATATATTCCAAAATGTTAGCTGAACACCTTGAGGATTTAGGTAAGTATAAAGAATCTGTTAAATACTATAAACTCGCAAACTCAACATATGAGGAGTTAATTAATCTTTAA
- the rlmD gene encoding 23S rRNA (uracil(1939)-C(5))-methyltransferase RlmD, with amino-acid sequence MAKQTAPVKKNETITLSFEDLTHEGNGVGKIDGYPLFVPNALPQEEAKVKVVKVNKNFGFGKLLELTKSSPQRVEPTCHVHCGGCQLQHMSYELQLQMKQDQVHNVMKKIAHLEHVPVHPIIGMENPSHYRNKVQIPAGEKNGELIVGFYQKRSHRILQNQDTCYMQDEAINEILPFTRQLMNKYGIQAYDEKSHRGLLRHIMVRTGHHTKDIMIVFVTKTSKFKEKDKIMKELTEQFPRVKSIVQNVNDQRTNVVLGNKTKVLWGDNYIYDKIGDLTFAISPKSFFQVNPEQTKVLYDKALDYANIDKDDVVVDAYCGIGSISLFLAQKAKKVYGIEVVPEAIEDANMNAELNGMGNVNFAVGQAEKVMPKWKEQGLDPDVIVVDPPRKGCDIDFLEAMMAMKPKRIVYVSCNPSTLARDLRILEDGGYETKQVQPVDMFPNTNHVECVAEIVVRKLSN; translated from the coding sequence ATGGCGAAACAAACAGCTCCAGTGAAAAAGAATGAAACAATCACACTTAGCTTTGAGGATCTTACACATGAGGGAAATGGTGTAGGGAAAATAGATGGTTATCCATTATTTGTACCGAATGCCCTACCCCAAGAAGAAGCAAAGGTTAAAGTTGTGAAAGTAAATAAAAACTTTGGATTCGGTAAATTGCTCGAACTTACAAAATCAAGCCCACAACGAGTTGAGCCAACTTGTCATGTTCATTGTGGAGGATGCCAATTGCAGCATATGAGCTACGAACTTCAGCTGCAAATGAAACAAGATCAAGTTCATAATGTCATGAAAAAGATTGCTCATTTAGAACATGTCCCGGTCCATCCTATAATAGGAATGGAAAATCCATCTCATTATCGTAATAAGGTTCAAATTCCTGCAGGTGAAAAAAATGGGGAGCTTATCGTTGGCTTTTATCAAAAGAGAAGCCATCGCATCCTACAAAATCAGGATACATGCTATATGCAAGATGAGGCGATTAATGAAATACTACCATTTACACGCCAATTAATGAATAAATATGGCATTCAGGCTTATGATGAAAAATCCCATCGTGGACTCCTGCGCCATATTATGGTGCGTACAGGTCATCACACGAAGGATATTATGATCGTTTTTGTGACAAAAACATCGAAATTCAAAGAGAAGGATAAAATCATGAAGGAATTAACCGAACAATTTCCTCGAGTGAAATCGATTGTTCAAAATGTGAACGATCAACGAACCAATGTCGTGCTAGGTAACAAAACGAAGGTGCTTTGGGGAGATAATTACATTTACGATAAAATAGGTGATCTCACCTTTGCTATTTCTCCTAAGTCCTTCTTCCAGGTGAATCCAGAGCAAACGAAAGTATTGTATGATAAAGCATTAGACTATGCCAATATTGATAAGGACGATGTTGTCGTCGATGCGTACTGTGGTATTGGGAGTATTTCGTTATTCTTAGCGCAAAAGGCGAAAAAAGTATATGGCATTGAAGTCGTTCCGGAAGCAATTGAAGATGCGAACATGAATGCAGAATTAAATGGAATGGGAAATGTGAATTTTGCTGTTGGACAAGCAGAGAAAGTTATGCCGAAGTGGAAAGAACAAGGTTTAGATCCTGATGTTATTGTCGTCGATCCACCACGAAAAGGCTGCGACATTGATTTTCTAGAGGCAATGATGGCAATGAAGCCAAAGCGAATTGTTTATGTATCCTGTAATCCGTCGACATTAGCACGGGACCTTCGAATTTTAGAAGACGGTGGGTATGAAACGAAACAAGTTCAGCCAGTTGATATGTTTCCTAATACGAATCACGTGGAGTGTGTGGCGGAGATAGTAGTTAGGAAATTGTCTAATTAA
- the gatA gene encoding Asp-tRNA(Asn)/Glu-tRNA(Gln) amidotransferase subunit GatA: MSLFDYSIKELEEKLHTKEISVEDLVDTSYNRIKEVDDKVKAFLTLDEERAREEAKELDNTANDSRLNQLFGMPSGIKDNIITMGLRTTCASQFLRNFDDPLYDATVMNKLNAEKAITIGKLNMDEFAMGSSNENSGFTATRNPWNTDYVPGGSSGGSAASVAAGEVVFSLGSDTGGSIRQPASFCGVVGMKPTYGRVSRFGLVAFASSLDQIGPITRTVEDNARVLEVISGHDANDSTSADVEVPAFTDALTNDVKGLKIAVPKEYLGEGVSEEVKESVKRALDVYESLGATWEEVSLPHTKYAISSYYIIASSEASANLARFDGVRYGTRSANATNMMDMFKLSRSEGFGEEVKRRIMLGTFALSSGYYDAYYKKAQKVRTLFKNDFDAVFEDYDVVIGPTTPTPAFKVGEKTDDPLTMYTNDILTIPVNLAGLPGISLPCGFSEDGLPFGLQIIGKHFDERTVYQAAHAYEQATDHHKKRPQLGGANA; the protein is encoded by the coding sequence ATGTCACTATTTGACTACAGTATAAAGGAATTAGAAGAAAAGCTACATACGAAAGAGATCTCGGTAGAAGACCTTGTTGATACTTCTTATAATCGTATTAAAGAAGTGGATGATAAGGTGAAGGCATTTTTGACACTGGATGAAGAGAGAGCTCGCGAGGAAGCGAAGGAACTTGATAATACTGCAAATGATAGCCGATTAAATCAATTGTTCGGGATGCCAAGCGGTATTAAGGATAATATCATCACAATGGGCCTACGGACAACGTGTGCGAGTCAATTTTTAAGAAATTTTGATGATCCGCTGTATGATGCAACCGTGATGAATAAACTGAATGCGGAAAAAGCGATTACGATTGGAAAGCTCAATATGGATGAATTTGCCATGGGGTCTTCCAACGAAAATTCAGGGTTTACTGCAACAAGAAATCCATGGAATACAGATTATGTACCAGGTGGGTCAAGTGGTGGCTCGGCAGCCTCCGTAGCAGCTGGAGAAGTGGTATTCAGCCTAGGATCGGATACCGGTGGATCGATTCGTCAGCCTGCATCGTTTTGCGGTGTGGTTGGCATGAAGCCGACATACGGCCGTGTCTCGCGTTTTGGCTTGGTTGCATTTGCGTCATCCCTTGATCAAATCGGACCAATCACGCGTACAGTAGAGGATAACGCAAGGGTGCTTGAAGTGATTTCAGGTCATGATGCTAATGATTCGACAAGTGCTGATGTGGAAGTACCTGCATTTACCGACGCTCTAACCAATGATGTAAAAGGATTGAAAATTGCCGTACCAAAAGAATACCTTGGTGAAGGTGTCTCAGAAGAAGTAAAAGAATCCGTCAAACGTGCACTGGATGTGTACGAATCATTGGGGGCTACATGGGAAGAAGTTTCATTGCCGCATACCAAGTACGCTATTTCCTCCTATTATATTATTGCATCATCGGAAGCGTCAGCTAACCTTGCCCGTTTTGACGGTGTACGTTACGGTACGCGCTCGGCAAACGCCACCAACATGATGGATATGTTCAAACTATCCCGCAGCGAAGGCTTTGGAGAAGAAGTCAAACGCCGTATTATGCTCGGAACGTTTGCACTTAGCTCAGGATATTATGATGCCTATTATAAAAAGGCACAAAAAGTTCGTACATTATTTAAAAATGATTTCGATGCAGTATTTGAGGATTATGATGTCGTAATCGGGCCGACAACACCAACACCTGCATTTAAAGTTGGTGAAAAAACAGATGATCCATTAACCATGTATACCAATGATATTTTAACGATTCCAGTGAACTTAGCAGGATTACCGGGGATATCGCTGCCTTGTGGATTTTCTGAAGACGGACTTCCATTCGGCCTGCAAATTATTGGAAAACATTTTGATGAGCGTACCGTCTATCAAGCGGCACATGCGTATGAACAGGCAACAGATCACCATAAAAAACGACCTCAATTAGGAGGTGCCAATGCATAA
- the ligA gene encoding NAD-dependent DNA ligase LigA: MDKQQAQEKIAHLSELLTRYNHEYHVLDKPSVPDSEYDQKLQELLKLEEEFPELVTPDSPTQRVGGEPLEGFQKVRHNVAMMSLGNAFNETDLHAFARRGREGTDKPISFVCELKIDGLAVSLTYENGKFVRGATRGDGTIGEDITSNLRTIRSIPLAISEQGTIEVRGEAFMPHKSFLTLNEEKEANGEEPFANPRNAAAGSLRQLDPKIAAKRNLDIFLYGVGEWENSALTSHSERLERMQELGLKTNPEWKKCATIEEVIDYINYWAEERPHLNYEIDGIVVKIDDLDQQEELGFTAKNPRWAIAYKFPAEEVITNLTAIELNVGRTGVITPTAILDPVKVAGTTVGRASLHNEDLIRAKDIRIGDTVVIKKAGDIIPEVVRVVEEKRPKDTKEYHMPEVCPACGSELVRLEEEVALRCINPNCPAQLKEGLIHFVSRNAMNIDGLGEKVIIQLFQEELIHTMADLYRLNRDELLQLERMGEKSVTNLLEAIEASKENSLERLLFGLGIRFIGSKAAKTIAASFETMENLQNASYEELIAVDEIGDKMADSIVQYFSEQEVIDLLDALRELDLNMEYTGPKQAKQDGVFADKTVVITGRMESFTRGVAKELVESMGGSVTGSVSKNTDILIAGEDAGSKYDKAEKLGVTIWDEEQLQQAIIVRSELP, encoded by the coding sequence GTGGACAAACAACAAGCACAGGAAAAGATAGCACATTTAAGTGAGTTACTTACACGTTATAATCACGAATACCATGTTCTTGATAAACCAAGCGTACCAGACTCGGAATATGACCAGAAATTACAAGAACTCCTCAAGCTGGAGGAGGAATTTCCTGAACTTGTTACACCAGACTCTCCTACACAACGAGTTGGCGGTGAACCACTAGAAGGGTTTCAGAAAGTACGGCATAATGTGGCGATGATGAGTCTTGGTAATGCATTTAATGAAACAGACCTACATGCTTTTGCAAGGCGCGGGCGCGAGGGTACGGATAAACCAATATCCTTTGTCTGTGAGCTGAAAATTGACGGATTGGCAGTATCACTGACGTATGAAAATGGGAAATTTGTTCGTGGAGCAACCCGGGGTGATGGAACGATAGGTGAAGATATCACCAGTAACCTGAGAACCATCCGCAGTATCCCTTTGGCGATAAGTGAACAGGGTACAATTGAAGTTCGCGGGGAAGCATTTATGCCACATAAATCTTTCCTTACTTTGAATGAAGAAAAAGAAGCAAATGGAGAAGAACCTTTTGCGAATCCAAGAAATGCTGCGGCAGGCTCATTAAGACAGCTTGATCCGAAAATCGCAGCAAAGCGTAACTTGGATATATTTTTATATGGGGTTGGCGAATGGGAAAACAGTGCATTAACGTCGCATAGTGAGCGCCTCGAACGAATGCAGGAATTAGGATTGAAAACAAATCCGGAATGGAAAAAATGCGCTACGATTGAAGAAGTTATTGATTATATTAACTATTGGGCAGAGGAGCGACCTCATTTAAACTATGAAATTGACGGGATTGTTGTCAAAATAGATGATCTTGATCAACAGGAGGAACTTGGTTTTACCGCGAAAAATCCGCGTTGGGCGATTGCGTATAAGTTTCCTGCAGAAGAAGTTATAACAAATCTTACAGCTATTGAGCTGAATGTTGGGAGAACTGGTGTGATTACACCGACTGCCATCTTAGATCCGGTGAAGGTGGCAGGTACAACGGTAGGGCGCGCTTCGTTGCATAATGAGGATTTAATCCGCGCAAAGGATATTCGTATAGGTGATACGGTCGTCATTAAAAAAGCAGGCGATATTATCCCTGAAGTGGTTCGTGTCGTGGAAGAGAAGCGACCCAAGGATACAAAAGAATATCATATGCCAGAAGTTTGTCCAGCGTGCGGAAGTGAATTGGTCCGGCTCGAGGAAGAAGTTGCTCTAAGATGTATCAATCCAAATTGCCCAGCACAACTAAAAGAAGGGCTCATCCACTTTGTATCCCGAAACGCGATGAATATTGACGGGTTAGGCGAAAAAGTAATTATACAGCTTTTCCAGGAAGAATTAATTCATACCATGGCTGATTTATATAGGTTAAATCGGGATGAGTTGCTTCAACTGGAGCGTATGGGTGAAAAGTCAGTCACAAACTTACTTGAAGCTATTGAAGCATCCAAAGAAAACTCGTTGGAAAGGCTCTTATTCGGCTTGGGGATTCGATTTATCGGGTCAAAAGCTGCAAAAACGATCGCTGCTAGCTTTGAGACGATGGAGAATCTGCAAAACGCGTCCTATGAAGAGCTTATTGCAGTAGATGAAATTGGCGATAAAATGGCTGATTCGATCGTACAATATTTTTCTGAACAGGAAGTAATCGATCTGTTGGATGCTTTACGAGAGCTGGACCTTAATATGGAATATACGGGGCCGAAGCAAGCCAAACAAGATGGCGTTTTTGCAGATAAAACGGTTGTGATAACGGGGAGAATGGAAAGCTTCACAAGAGGTGTGGCAAAAGAACTGGTTGAATCGATGGGCGGCTCTGTAACAGGAAGTGTGAGTAAGAATACAGATATACTTATTGCAGGTGAAGATGCGGGATCCAAGTATGATAAAGCGGAAAAACTTGGGGTCACGATTTGGGATGAGGAACAGCTGCAACAAGCAATTATTGTTAGGAGCGAGTTGCCATGA